The Phaenicophaeus curvirostris isolate KB17595 chromosome 23, BPBGC_Pcur_1.0, whole genome shotgun sequence genome includes the window GTGCAGAGGTGGGGGCAGAAGCTGGGGCAGGGTGAGCAGAGGCCCCCAGGGGTTTTGGAGCCAGCCCTGGGTCTCAGCTGTGCCTTCTGTGCCCTGCCAGGGGTCCCAGCCTTTCCTCTGGCTGAGTTACCACCACCCCAGGGGAGAAGTTTCCTCCCCACCCTGCTACCAGCCCCCTAGAAACCAGCATTGGGATACTGCTCAATCCCAGGATAAAAATACAATGTAATTCAAGGAGAAAATCTGGAATTTGCCCTTCCTTGCCCCGcgtttcctctctttcctcgCTGGGCTCCTCTTCCTCACCAGCATGACACCATCGGCAAGGTGAGGCCAACAACCGCTGATAAAACGACTTCCAGGTTGCTTTTCCCAAGGCCAGAGCCGTTACcctgcgtgtgtgtgtgtgtgcaaaccCCCAGCCGCCGGCGCGAGACCTCGGTGCCGTGGTACGGGCCAGGTTAATGACTCTGTTTATCCTCCTTGGGTCACGGCGATAAGAGCTGCCCAACCCGCTGGCGCTTCATTGAGAAAACGGCCGTTGAACGCCGCGCGGAGAAATTGTTTGGCCCAGCCAATCAGCCTGAGGCCGCcagggtttgggttggtttgttttaatgaGGACCGCTTAATCACAGAAGGGTCAAGGCTGCCGAGGGGGTGTTGCACGAGCTACTCAGCCTTATAAAAGCTGGTTTGAGCGGCTgtgggctggcagagctggggggacGGGGAGAATCCAGCCTGTTTGGGAGGGATTTTACGGCTTTCTTCCCATCTGCTGTAGCAGAAGCTGCGTTTTACTGAGGAATCGGCTGCACGGCTGAGCTACAACCGCCAGTGGCATGGAGGTGGGCTGCGAGAGGTGCCAGTGCCGCGGCGAGGACAAGCAGACTGCCATCCTCTACACCCTCCTCAGCCAGAACCTTGCCTGCCGCCCAGCCCACCGGCGCTGCCTCTGCCACCGGCGCCGCACCGTCTGCCTCCGCACCCCACACCTCACCTGCCAGGCGGCCTCCAACGTCCTGGGAAAAACGGTCAGCTTCATGAAAAACCTGCCTTCCTTCCGCCTGCTGCCACGAGAGGATCAActcctgctgctggagagctgctgggtccccctcttcctcctgggGCTGGTCCAGGAGATGGTGACCTTCGAGGTGATGGagactccagctcccagcatgcTCAAGAAGATTCTCCTCGATGGCCAAAGGCAACAGCAGGAGCCCGAGTGGACGCAGCCCACGCTGGCCGCCGTGCAGCGGCTCCAGTGTTGCCTGAACTCATTTTGGAGCCTGGACCTGAGTCCCAAGGAATACgcctacctgaagggagccatTCTCTTCAATCCCGGTGAGTGTCTGACACTCGTTCCTCGCTGAACACACGCCTCTGGGCTCAGCAGCCTCTGTACATGAGCGTGAGGAGGGCTGGTTGCCCCATCTCTAACCCTCATCATTACCAGACGCACTGGGAAGTAGGGAAGAGCGATGGCAAGTGAAGCAGTAAAAGCCTTTGTCTGTCCTGCAGACGACAAAGGAACTGGGGGTTTAATTTGTAAAATGTGTTTGCCCACTTTACTGCCTTTCCTCCCTCCAAATGACAGCCCTGGAATAGCTACATCTTGGGAGCTGTGTGCATCTCCATAGTGAGGCCTTGGAGATGACCATAAGAAATGGGGAAGGGTGGGGATGGGAGAAACCTGGGGCTGTTTTCCAGCCTCCTTCGTCATCAGCTTCTCGTCCTCTCCCTTGACAGATATTCCTGGGCTCAGGACCTCCCCATACATCGAGAGCCTCCAGCAGGAAGCCCAGAGAGCGCTCCAGGAGGTCCTGCAGCCTGAGGACCAGGGCCGGTTCGCCCGCATTTTGCTGATCGCCTCCACCTTAAAATCAATCCCTCCTGCCCTCATCACGGATCTCTTCTTCCGACCTATCATCGGCAACGCGGACATCGTCGAGCTCATCACAGAAATGCTGTACGAAATAACCAGCGAGCAGCTGGCTCACGCGGTCCCGTGGATGCTCCCCGTGCCTTGCCGGGCAGCACGGCCCATCTGGAAGCAGGGATTTAGCTAGAGAAATGCTCTGGAGTCAGCGGAGAGCTGCTCCTTTCGGTAGGGCTGAGGCCAGAACGttcagccagcctccagcagAAACACCTCTGCTTTAGCAGATGTTTAGAGCTGATCCCACTCCGCCTGTGCCGGACTCCGTTTTGGGAAGCGCGGCTGTGGGATTTGAGtcagagctgctgtgctggctgcGTGCAGACACCGGGGCAGGTGGGGTTAGTGCCCAGCCCCAGTTTTGGCTCTTTGAATACTTGATCCTGTTTAAATCCATGTGTGTCTCCCTCCTAGTTCCAAGCGATGAGGTCTGTCCTCCACTAAGAGCTCAACTCTGCCATGTTCTGGTCCTCGTCGGAATAGCTGTTATGGAATGAGGGCTGCGTGAAGCCTTGCTCTGTCTGCTCTCCTTGAaatcttagaaatacccatGAAAGATCTTCCCCAGGCACTGGGAAAAGCCAGAGTATTAAGTCCTATACAGTGTGCAGGTTCCTTCCTCTTGCCTTTCCCCAGATcctaggacaggctgagagagttggggttgttcagcctggagaagagaaggctccggggagaccttagagcagcttccaggactgaaaggggctccagggaagctggggaggggctgtggatcagggagtgcagggagaggatgaggggtaacagttttcagctgaaagaggggaaatcgagatgaaatcttaggaagaaatgttttgctgtgagggtggggaggccctggaactggtggcccagagcagtggtggctgccccatccctggaggggttcaaggccaggttggatggggcttggagcccctgatccagtgggaggtgtcccttcatGTAGCAGTGGGgtcggaactggatgggctttgaggtcctttccaacccaaatcattccatgattctgttttctctgtaatgTCATGAAACACAGCAGAGCAACGCGTCACCTCAGAGCTCCTGCACCAACAGAGCCACAAGGTCTCCTCTGCTGGAGCTTGGATAATAAATTCCTGAGCTGTACCCACCACAGGGGCGAGCCCAGCTGGTTTCCTGGTGGAACCAAACCTCCCTGCCCGGAGTCAGAGCTGGCTGCACACCTTGGAAGCTCGTTCCTCCCAGAACTTCCAGAACGCATTCCCATCGGTGTTTCATAAGCAGACATTCTGGTGGTTTGTACATAAGAtgcagtaaattattttttgtaataaagTCTTCTACGTTTTGGAATGTGGTGGATTTTTAGAGGTGGTGCTTGAATTTCTgagaggctggaaaaaaacacctgcGGGCCCCGCGTGGGAATGAAAAGGAGCTTTCCCTAAAAATCCATCTGGAAGAACAGCCCCACGGCACAAACCCCTCCAGAGGAATTTGCAGAGGAGGTGGAATTGTGGCCTGTCCAGGTGACGAGGGGGTGTCCCAGGTGGATGCAGCTGCCACCGGGTCACCAAACCCCCATCCTGCTTGCTCCTTGCGCTCCATCGCCCTCACTCATGGAAAAACCTGGAATAGCGgctcctccatcccatcctccACCTCTCCTACGGCTTCCCAACAGCACCTCGTCATCCGGGAGggcccccagcacccagcccctggcccccccagccctgtgACCCCCTCTTTGGAGCCTGTGACACCTCCCAATCCTGTGACACCCCGCCGAGCCTTCCTAGACCTGTGCCCCCTTCTGTCCCCATCTTGCTGTCTGTGACCCCCTCAAGCCTGTGTCCCCACCCATAGGACCTGGGACCCCTCCTTGAGCCTGTGATCCCCCCGTTACAGGCTGTGAAGCCCCCAGGATCTCTTTGCAGCTTGTGCCCCCCGCTCCATTGGAGCCTGTGAACCCCGCTTGGGGAGCCTGTGCCCCCTCCCTTTGGGGCTTGTGATCCCCCCCGTTTTGGAGCCTGTgatttcccctccctgcccccctcaATTTGAGATTGTGCCCCCCCTGCTTGGAGCCTGTGAACCCCGCTTCTGAAGCCTGTGCCCCATCCCCTTGGAGCTTGTGATCCCCCCCTTTTTGGAGCCTGTGATTTCCCCCCCCAGCTTGAGCTTGTAACCCCTCCATTTGGAGCTTGTTCCCCCATCCCCCTTGAAGCCTGTGAACCCCCCTTTTGGATCCTGTGACACCACCCCCTTTCTTGGAGCCTGAGCCCCCCCATTGGAGCCTGTGAACCCCTCTTTTGGATCCTGTGACCCCCCCTTTATTGGAGCCTGAGCCCCCCCATTGGAGCCTGTAACCCCCCTTCTGGATCCTGTGACCGCCTTTCTTGGAGCCTGAGCCCCCCCATTGGAGCCTGTGAGCCCCCCCTTTTGGATCCTGTGACCCCCCCCTTTCTTGGAGCCTGAGCCCCCCCCTAGGAGCCTGTGAACCCCCCTTTTGGATCCTGTAACACCTCCTCCCGCTTTCTGGGAGCCTGTGCCCCCCCATTGGAGCCTGTGAACCCCCCTTTTGGATCCTGTAACCCCCCTTTGGAGCCTGAGCCCCCCCATTGGAGCCTGTAACCCCCTCTTCTGGATCCTATGACCCCCCCCTTTCTTGGAGCCTGTGTCCCCCCCTTGGAGCCTGTGAACCCCCCTTTTGGATCCtgtgacaccccccccccccctttcttgGAGCCTTTTCTTGGAGCCCCCCCTTTGGAGCCTGAGCCCCCCCATTGGGTGTCACCCCCCATGGCCACCAGGGGGCGCCCTCTCCACCCGTGACGTCAATCCAGCGCGCCTATCCCGCCAGTGACGTCACTCTCAAGCGCCCGTCGCTCCTCCCGGCGGGGcaagatggcggcgcccatCTCGACCGCTGGCGAtggcggggccgccgccgcccgtTACTGCCTGGTGAGCGGCATCCCGGCCTCGCTGCGCTCCGCTCAGCTCCGCGCCTACTTCAGCCAGTTCGTGGAGGCGGGCGGCTTCCTCTGCTTCCACTACCGGCACCGCCCCGAGCGACCGGCGGCGGCCGGGGAGAAGCCGCGCACCTGCTGCTGCCCGGTGGCCGTGCGGCCCGGCCGCGCCCGCCGCCTCGTCCGCCTCTACTCGGGAAAGCGCTGGGTCGGGCCCGGCGGCGCCTCCCTGCCCGGCCGCTGCGTCATCCGCAGGGTCCGCCTCGGGGCCCGTACCGGTACGGGGGAAACGGGGGGAGGGGACGGGGAACGGGGAGAGGGAacaggagagagggaaatggGGGAGAAGGAATGGGGGGGAGGGAACGGGCACCGAGGAGAGGGAAcaagggggaggaagagggaataGGGGGGAGGGAACCGGCACCGGGGGGAGGGAACAGGGGGGAGGGAATGGGGAacggggagagggaagaggggggaggGAACTGGCACTGGGGAGAAGAAACAGGggggagggaaatgagagagagggAACGGGGGAGAGGGAACGGGGGAGAGGGAACGGGGAGAGGGAATGGGGAACGGGGGAGAGGGAACGGGGGAACAGGGAGAGGGAATGGGCAACAGGGGAGAGGGAATGGGGAGAGGGTACGGGGAACGGGGGAGAGGGAGTGGGGAACGGGGGAGAAGGAACGGGGAGAGGGAATGGGGGAGAGGAAATGGGGAACAGGGAGAAGGAACAGGGGGAAGGAAATGGGCActgaggagagggaatgggggggaggAAACGGGCACTGGGGAGAGGGAACAGGTAATGGGGTTGGGGGGAATAAAGGGGGAGGGAATGAGCAccaaggggaaggaaaggggaatgGAGTAAGGGaacagggaggggagggaatggagggggagggaaaagaGAATGGGGTTGGGGAAAGGGGAATGGGAAATGAGAAGGAATGGGGAGGGGAACGGggctggagggaaaagaaagggcaCTGCGGGAGAGGCaatgggggaaagaaaaggaccCCGGGACAGGGGAGGAGCAggtcctgcatccagttctgaaatccccaacataagaaggagatggagctgttggaacaggtccagaggaggctacagggATGAttcaagagctggagcacctcccatatgaagacaggctgagagaattgaggttgttcagcctggagaagagaaagctgtggggagaccctagagcagcttccagggctgaaaggggctctaggaaagctggggaggggctcttaatcagggagggcagggacaggatgagggggaatggtttggggctgaaagacaggagattgagatgagattttaggaagaaatgttttgctgtgagggtggggagacccaggttgcccaaagcagcggtggctgccccatccctggaggggttcaaggccaggttggatggggcttggagcccctgatccagcgggaggtgtccctgcccgtggcaggggtgggactgggtgggctttgaggttccttccaacccaaaccactctatgaagAGTGAGTTTGGGGTCTATTTATCTTCCCGCGCAGAAGGGCCCTAATTTCCCTCTCTTTGCTGGAGCATGTTCCTCacaaatcctttcttttctcctccagacACGGACAGCAGGAATGACATGGCTGCAGGCGAAGAAGCAGGCGTGGTTGCAGAAGCAGACTTGAAGCGGCTCCCTGAGTTCAACCCCCCTTCCTTCATGCCTTACGGGAACGTGGGCACCCCCCTGCAAGTTTTCCTGGAGCTGATCCGGGCCTGCAGGCTGCCTCCCCGGGTTATCAAGAAATTACAGCTGAATTTTCCAAAGACGGGCTCATCCCGTAGGTATGGGAATGTACCTTTTGAATACCAGGACACTGAGACAGTTATAGAAGAAGAAAGAGTTTACACTGCTACGGGCGATGAGATCACAGAGGAAGAGGGGCCTGCGGCGAGACCTGAGGTGACTCAGCCAGCTGGTGctgaggaggacgaggaggggcagaagaaggaagaggagctgcACTCAGGTGACGTAAGTGGATTTTTCTAGCATTATCCAAGTTTAGCTGTTAAAGCTGTGAAGCCAGGAGGGCTGATATAACACTCTCTGAGCTCGTTTTTAGTCTTTTAGTTGCACCGTATGAATTACTTGTCTAAAAACAGGGTTAAAATAAGATTGTTCACCTTTTGGTGCACGGAGCCCCTTGGTGTGTGGACAGTGTGAGCATTAACACCTCCAAAAATGCTTCCCCAAATCAAGGTGGTTGTGGGGCGTGAGCCCTGAAGGGGTTCTAATCAAGCTGAAGCCCTGAGGTTTTGATCCCGAGGAGGCTGGTGCTGTGGGAGCAGATCTGTGCCCTGCTGCGTGGTAGATTCACAAGCAACAGCAGAGCCAGGTCAATGCGGCGACCGGAGTTTTAGGAGCGCATCCACGTGCTGGGAACGCCAGCGGAGCTGTGCAGTGCTTGACCTTGAATGCTCCTGTGCCTGAAGTTTGTCGTTCTTGGAAAAATGGCTTTGGGTGACAGGTTCTGCGGGGCTGGCCAGGCTCTCCGGAGGCTTTCTCGCTCCCTCCACCGACAGCGCCGGTCTAGCCTGTTCACCCAACCCTCTGTCATTAGAGAGGGAGCACAATCCCGAGGCAAGCCGTTCCCGTCCTTTGCTCTGCCAAAATTAACTCAAGGACCAACTCTTTGCTGCAGTTTTATCCCGGGAGGTTCTCTTAGTAACAGCCATCACAGAGAACGCTTTGTTCCCTCCTTTACAAACATTTTATTCAGTCTTTTCCTCTCCAAACTAAACAGGCTTTTCTCACAGATCGTTTCCTGGATTTCTTTGGAGCTGGAAGGGGCTCTGCCTCAAAACCAGGCAGGCAGCAGTAAAGCTGTCAGCCCCGTGGGTGCCTGTGCCAGCCGGCCGCCTCTCCGGAACCCGCACAATCTCTTTAGAGATCAGCTTGAGTGGAATTAATTTGTTACTGGTGCTGACTCTCCGTACGACACGCCTGCTCCTTACATGGTCATCTTCGTGTTGTGGATGGTGCCGAAAGCCGTGCCACCGAGTGGGTGTGAGGTGGTGTTTTTCACCACTTCTCTTTGCTGACTCCGAACATGCCATTAGTCAGGGGAATGAGGTCATCAGCGCCGGTCGTGTCGGTGCTTGAAAGGAGCAGGCTGAGACGAGGCTCTGTCGACAAAGCTCTTTCGTAGGGATGATATTCCGAGGGGTAGAGGCTGCGAGCTGTTGGTGTCACCCACCTTTCTTTGCAGGACGATGATACCTGCGAGGAGTGGGAGCGGCACGAGGCGCTGCATGAGGACGTCACCAAGCAGGACCGTGTGGAGGAGCGGCTCTTTGAAGAGGAGATTGAACTGAAGTGGGAGAAAGGGGGCTCCGGCCTCGTCTTCTACACGGATGCTCAGTACTGGCAGGAGCAGAATGGAGGTAACACTGGTGTTTGTGTCACAAACTTCACCACTGTGAGCTGGGGACCCAGCCTTGCAGGAGAATCGGGAATAACCCTATATGAGCATTCCAGATGTGGCAACTTGCCGTTGTTTTTAAACACTCTTGGTCACAAAGTCATTCAGTCCAGCCACCAGAGACCCCAGTTGGTCCTCCTTGGCAGCCCATTGTTTAAGCACTGGGTTTGCAGGGTCTCCAGTACTACCTTCTCCCTATTTTATTAGAGAAAATGGGAAGCTAGGCCACCAGCAAACAGCACTTCCATGTCACATTTCCATAACCATCACCAAAAATGGTGCTTTCCTTCTCTTGGCAGACTTTGACGAGCAGACTGCGGACGACTGGGACGTGGACATGAGCATCTACTATGACAAAGGTACCTTAGCTGAACCCCCCCGCAGGAAACGAGGGAGGCTGGGAAGCTCTGACCCTGCAGAATTTCTCCAGCAGAGAATTCTTTGACTCTGTCATCCTTTGAAAGCGTCCAGGACGTCATTGT containing:
- the GPATCH3 gene encoding G patch domain-containing protein 3; amino-acid sequence: MAAPISTAGDGGAAAARYCLVSGIPASLRSAQLRAYFSQFVEAGGFLCFHYRHRPERPAAAGEKPRTCCCPVAVRPGRARRLVRLYSGKRWVGPGGASLPGRCVIRRVRLGARTDTDSRNDMAAGEEAGVVAEADLKRLPEFNPPSFMPYGNVGTPLQVFLELIRACRLPPRVIKKLQLNFPKTGSSRRYGNVPFEYQDTETVIEEERVYTATGDEITEEEGPAARPEVTQPAGAEEDEEGQKKEEELHSGDDDDTCEEWERHEALHEDVTKQDRVEERLFEEEIELKWEKGGSGLVFYTDAQYWQEQNGDFDEQTADDWDVDMSIYYDKDGGDKDARDSVQMWLEQRLRDGLEDGSVSGQQIGTFERHTKGFGRKVLEQQGWTEGLGLGSSNSGMAEALDNEGQNPRCKRGLGYHGEKLPTFSKVKKPRRDTPILISTIYDDPDPKDSGDQLLRRQPPTAMKYRQEMPFVRASHGALESSGARPR
- the NR0B2 gene encoding nuclear receptor subfamily 0 group B member 2; the protein is MEVGCERCQCRGEDKQTAILYTLLSQNLACRPAHRRCLCHRRRTVCLRTPHLTCQAASNVLGKTVSFMKNLPSFRLLPREDQLLLLESCWVPLFLLGLVQEMVTFEVMETPAPSMLKKILLDGQRQQQEPEWTQPTLAAVQRLQCCLNSFWSLDLSPKEYAYLKGAILFNPDIPGLRTSPYIESLQQEAQRALQEVLQPEDQGRFARILLIASTLKSIPPALITDLFFRPIIGNADIVELITEMLYEITSEQLAHAVPWMLPVPCRAARPIWKQGFS